In Polypterus senegalus isolate Bchr_013 chromosome 12, ASM1683550v1, whole genome shotgun sequence, the following are encoded in one genomic region:
- the ubap1lb gene encoding ubiquitin-associated protein 1, with protein MNFMDEVPFKIASGILKEPAEEPVLIPLPGFSISDFPSILREIQYNFTMERWVLQSFTDDSQTSTSETSAILEAMPSAPSFLLMIFSKDANSNSKIKNNYTTTALRSRSQSLNATDVKCYHPRVRFMAKSSESDDGYSEDDECSSSDDWEDTILQPPGLVKSAYKRAFSNSRLLKKTDLKPKTSQYLSSLSSPDGSSMQRRSVIFSSQKVYHDNEKNALSMMEEHTRWHHSCCQQKWPKRRLPSLHRSGENCSLGSLTPQPPSSPPSMHLKPRPCTAGHIPDVRNHKPKFASFSSYSCLPPLPSMCHSACPFISRSDTSADLLLALSKEEQDLLKPVLELSYPMSRAIRALQKIGRQSSAQILSYLMACDRFCKQGYEESLVEEALEMFQYCEIKVDEFLHLVTEFTEMGFPLNAVKEVLLVHENHSEKALEELVSQIEW; from the exons TATAACTTCACTATGGAGAGATGGGTCCTTCAGTCATTTACAGATGACAGCCAGACTTCCACTTCTGAAACCAGTGCCATTCTGGAGGCTATGCCATCAGCTCCTTCATTCTTGCTAATGATTTTCAGCAAAGATGCCAACAGTAATTCAAAGATAAAGAACAATTATACTACAACAGCTCTGAGATCCAGGAGTCAAAGTTTAAATGCTACTGATGTAAAGTGTTACCACCCAAGGGTCAGATTTATGGCCAAAAGTTCTGAAAGTGATGATGGTTACTCTGAAGATGATGAATGCTCCTCTTCTGATGACTGGGAAGATACTATCTTGCAACCTCCAGGTCTAGTGAAAAGTGCTTACAAGAGGGCTTTTTCAAACAGTCGGTTACTGAAAAAGACTGATCTCAAACCAAAAACATCTCAATATTTATCTAGTCTGTCCTCTCCAGATGGCTCAAGTATGCAAAGAAGAAGTGTCATCTTTTCATCTCAAAAGGTTTATCATGACAATGAAAAAAACGCTTTATCAATGATGGAAGAACATACAAGATGGCACCATTCCTGCTGCCAACAGAAATGGCCCAAGAGAAGACTACCATCTCTGCATCGCAGTGGTGAAAACTGTTCTTTGGGTTCACTAACACCACAGCCTCCATCTTCCCCACCATCTATGCACCTCAAGCCACGTCCCTGCACTGCTGGTCATATCCCAGATGTTAGAAATCATAAACCAAAATTTGCA TCCTTTAGTTCCTATTCCTGCCTTCCTccactgccttccatgtgtcacTCTGCTTGTCCTTTCATTTCTCGCTCAGACACATCagcagacttactacttgcactCAGCAAGGAGGAGCAGGATCTGCTGAAACCAGTTTTAGAGCTGAGCTATCCTATGTCCAGAGCCATCCGGGCTCTTCAGAAGATTGGCCGGCAGAGTTCTGCACAG ATTCTTAGTTATTTGATGGCCTGTGACAGATTTTGCAAGCAAGGTTATGAGGAATCACTGGTTGAGGAAGCCCTGGAAATGTTTCAATATTGTGAGATAAAG gtaGATGAATTCTTGCATCTGGTGACTGAGTTTACTGAAATGGGATTTCCACTAAATGCAGTTAAAGAGGTCCTGCTTGTTCATGAAAACCACAGTGAAAAAGCTTTGGAGGAATTAGTGTCCCAAATTGAATGgtga